A DNA window from Deltaproteobacteria bacterium contains the following coding sequences:
- a CDS encoding helix-turn-helix domain-containing protein, which translates to MLRLTQLSNHAIALLGQLAENRAECRCSARDLADKLNLPMTTTAKILKSLTREGLLISHRGTLGGYELAKTPTEITIAEIVAALEGPIQTCRKSGVAGEFVHQAIVRALEQISLYEMAAQFSQQEVRNEESPEVLEEDNTNG; encoded by the coding sequence ATGTTACGTCTTACACAGCTTAGCAATCATGCCATCGCCCTTTTGGGGCAGTTGGCTGAAAACCGTGCTGAATGTCGGTGCAGTGCTCGTGACTTGGCAGATAAATTGAACCTGCCGATGACCACCACAGCGAAGATTCTTAAGAGCCTCACCCGTGAGGGACTCTTAATTTCCCATCGGGGAACGCTGGGTGGTTACGAACTGGCTAAAACACCAACGGAAATCACGATTGCTGAAATTGTGGCTGCCCTAGAAGGCCCGATTCAGACTTGTCGAAAATCGGGTGTCGCCGGCGAATTTGTTCACCAGGCAATCGTCAGAGCCTTAGAGCAAATTTCACTCTATGAGATGGCAGCGCAGTTTTCACAGCAAGAAGTTAGAAACGAAGAGTCCCCAGAAGTTCTTGAGGAGGATAATACAAATGGCTAA